The following are encoded in a window of Aquipuribacter sp. SD81 genomic DNA:
- a CDS encoding GNAT family N-acetyltransferase, which yields MTPAAAAVRVATPADVPAVLDLGRRTVVAHYTPVLGAEAAAAQLRTWWTEERLRSAAGSGGLLVVDSVPRPTAEGRVSAMAETGRVDGDVVVWKLYVEPGSRGHGLGSALLRAVAGRVPAGTPRLLLEHFAGNTRAAAFYEREGFRVVRVDADPDGRPEADVVWRARDLTAH from the coding sequence GTGACCCCGGCTGCCGCGGCGGTGCGGGTGGCGACGCCCGCGGACGTCCCGGCCGTCCTCGACCTCGGCCGTCGCACCGTGGTCGCCCACTACACGCCGGTGCTGGGCGCCGAGGCGGCCGCGGCCCAGCTGCGGACGTGGTGGACCGAGGAGCGGCTCCGCTCGGCGGCCGGGTCGGGCGGGCTGCTGGTCGTCGACTCCGTCCCCCGACCCACCGCGGAGGGTCGCGTGTCGGCGATGGCCGAGACGGGACGCGTCGACGGGGACGTGGTGGTGTGGAAGCTGTACGTGGAACCGGGGTCGCGGGGTCATGGTCTCGGGTCGGCGCTGCTGCGGGCGGTCGCCGGGCGCGTGCCCGCTGGCACCCCCCGGCTGCTGCTGGAGCACTTCGCCGGGAACACGCGAGCGGCCGCGTTCTACGAGCGGGAGGGGTTCCGGGTCGTCCGGGTCGACGCGGACCCCGACGGACGGCCCGAGGCGGATGTGGTGTGGCGGGCCCGCGACCTCACCGCCCACTGA